A portion of the Campylobacter showae CSUNSWCD genome contains these proteins:
- a CDS encoding glutathionylspermidine synthase family protein has product MINLKKINPLNNEFLGEIGFTWHTDPDGSDYVADELVEVSEAQAEAYYNAVNELYDMFVAAAQHIIDNNLYHEVGIPFNLVDLVRESWENDVHWHLYGRFDLAGGLDGKPIKLIEFNADTPTAVFETAIIQWAALKFNRMDESAQFNDLYDALKQNFKRLVTLDEETESFNEHYEGWKILFSSVAGSSEDEQTVKLLQYIAEEAGFHTAFAYVDEVVFNDEEGVFFDGENYEYWFKLVPWEDIAIEEGELAIILKNIVQNQKAIILNPAYTLLFQSKGILKILWDLYPNHPLLLQASDKPIAGKKCVKKPVFGREGANVSVIEADGSISSQNGGDYGQNRAIYQEFYEFNKDVAGNSYQAGVFFAYEACALGYRRGGEILDNYSKFVGHFIK; this is encoded by the coding sequence ATGATAAATTTAAAAAAAATCAACCCGTTAAATAACGAATTTTTAGGCGAGATCGGCTTTACGTGGCACACGGATCCGGACGGCAGCGATTACGTAGCAGATGAGCTAGTAGAGGTTAGCGAGGCGCAGGCTGAGGCGTATTATAACGCCGTAAACGAGCTATACGATATGTTCGTCGCAGCCGCTCAGCACATCATCGACAACAACCTCTATCACGAGGTCGGCATCCCGTTTAATCTAGTTGATCTCGTGCGCGAAAGCTGGGAAAACGACGTGCACTGGCACCTCTACGGTAGATTTGACCTGGCAGGCGGGCTGGATGGCAAACCGATAAAACTGATCGAATTTAACGCCGACACGCCGACTGCCGTGTTTGAGACGGCGATCATCCAGTGGGCGGCGCTTAAGTTTAACCGCATGGACGAGAGTGCGCAGTTTAACGACCTTTATGACGCGCTAAAACAAAACTTCAAGCGCCTAGTGACGCTAGATGAGGAGACTGAGAGTTTTAACGAGCACTATGAGGGCTGGAAAATTTTATTTAGCTCGGTGGCCGGCAGTAGCGAGGACGAGCAGACCGTGAAGCTACTGCAATATATCGCCGAGGAGGCGGGCTTTCACACGGCGTTTGCCTATGTCGATGAGGTCGTATTTAACGACGAGGAGGGCGTATTTTTCGACGGCGAAAACTACGAGTACTGGTTCAAGCTCGTGCCGTGGGAGGACATCGCCATAGAGGAAGGCGAGCTAGCTATCATCCTAAAAAACATCGTCCAAAATCAAAAAGCCATCATCCTAAATCCCGCATACACACTGCTTTTTCAAAGCAAAGGCATCTTGAAAATTTTATGGGATCTATATCCGAATCACCCGCTTTTACTGCAGGCTAGCGACAAGCCGATCGCAGGCAAAAAGTGCGTGAAAAAGCCGGTTTTTGGGCGAGAGGGCGCAAACGTGAGCGTGATCGAGGCTGACGGTAGCATTAGCTCGCAAAACGGCGGCGACTACGGCCAAAACCGCGCGATCTATCAGGAATTTTACGAATTTAATAAAGACGTCGCCGGAAATAGCTATCAAGCGGGCGTCTTTTTCGCATACGAGGCGTGCGCGCTGGGATACCGTAGAGGTGGCGAAATTTTAGATAACTACTCCAAATTCGTGGGGCATTTTATCAAATAA
- a CDS encoding YajQ family cyclic di-GMP-binding protein, which translates to MATEHSFDISAAVDMMEVKNALETAKKEIAARYDFKGLAAEVELNEKEKFITLLSSSDNKIDALKDIVISKLIKRNIPPVAITETKREPASGGNLKATLKLNDTLDGENSKKITKAIKDSKIKVSAQIRGEEIRVTSKSIDDLQECIKLVRGLNLELPISFKNLK; encoded by the coding sequence ATGGCAACTGAGCATAGTTTTGATATAAGCGCAGCGGTCGATATGATGGAGGTTAAAAACGCTCTTGAGACGGCGAAAAAAGAGATCGCTGCTAGATATGACTTTAAGGGGCTGGCGGCTGAAGTGGAGCTAAATGAAAAAGAGAAATTTATCACGCTTCTTAGCTCAAGCGACAACAAGATCGACGCACTAAAAGATATAGTGATCTCAAAACTTATCAAGCGAAATATCCCACCAGTTGCGATCACCGAGACAAAAAGAGAGCCAGCGAGCGGTGGAAATTTAAAGGCGACGCTAAAGCTAAACGACACGCTTGACGGCGAAAACTCAAAAAAGATCACCAAAGCGATCAAAGACTCAAAGATCAAGGTGAGCGCGCAGATCAGGGGCGAAGAGATCAGAGTGACAAGCAAAAGCATAGATGATCTGCAGGAGTGTATAAAGCTGGTGAGGGGGTTAAATTTAGAACTTCCGATAAGCTTTAAAAACCTAAAATAA
- a CDS encoding UPF0323 family lipoprotein, whose translation MRVFKHIKKVASYAAVGGFGAVVAAGLAGCGSSDNGGESSALNEAAQKTGAFVIIEETAPGKYKVLEEYPSSETRVVLKDINGTERVLSKEEMDKLIAEENAKIDAGTSNLTSPNAQNAQLSSGGMSLGETLLASAAGAIIGSWIGNKLFNNPGYQSQRQSAYKNPSAYSRSVDSFNKAKATSSAGKSSGGKSGFFGGSSSSSSKSSSSSSSSFGG comes from the coding sequence ATGAGAGTTTTTAAGCATATCAAAAAAGTAGCCAGCTACGCTGCCGTGGGCGGCTTTGGCGCGGTGGTAGCGGCCGGGCTGGCCGGTTGCGGTAGCAGCGATAACGGCGGCGAAAGTAGCGCACTAAACGAAGCGGCGCAAAAAACGGGAGCATTCGTCATCATCGAGGAAACCGCTCCGGGCAAATATAAAGTCCTAGAAGAGTACCCAAGTAGCGAAACGCGCGTAGTGCTAAAGGACATCAACGGTACCGAGCGCGTGCTGAGCAAAGAGGAGATGGATAAGCTAATCGCCGAGGAAAACGCTAAAATCGACGCCGGAACGTCAAATTTGACGAGTCCAAACGCTCAAAACGCGCAACTTTCAAGCGGCGGTATGAGCCTTGGCGAGACGCTTCTAGCCTCGGCTGCAGGCGCGATCATCGGCAGCTGGATCGGTAACAAGCTATTTAACAACCCGGGCTATCAGTCGCAGCGCCAAAGCGCGTATAAAAACCCAAGCGCCTACTCAAGGAGCGTCGATAGCTTTAACAAAGCAAAAGCTACGAGCTCGGCGGGCAAATCAAGCGGCGGAAAGAGCGGATTTTTCGGCGGGTCTAGTAGCTCAAGCTCAAAATCAAGCTCAAGCTCGAGCTCAAGTTTTGGAGGCTGA
- a CDS encoding YegJ family protein — protein sequence MSFFKKIFGKQVDLGEQMPIYFVSNDEDYMQHAFEQARESFRYFWRELYWERRRIVPALDYAMVKICFLDTINGEEVGEHMWINDVEFDGETIYGTLVNEPDTVQNVKVGDQVSAKIEEMSDWLFAIGGRAYGGFSVQAMRSRMQKDELAEHDAAWGLDFGDFNDILVVYEQKEHPENLIEHPMSKNMTEQFENYAKEHPSIATDADEFGYTQLHHEAIAGNLNLVNLLLKYGANKNARTKSGKTAAEFAENLGWKHIAKVLA from the coding sequence ATGAGCTTTTTTAAGAAAATTTTTGGCAAGCAAGTCGATCTTGGCGAGCAGATGCCGATCTATTTTGTAAGCAATGACGAAGACTACATGCAGCACGCATTTGAGCAAGCTCGCGAGAGTTTTAGGTATTTTTGGCGTGAGCTTTACTGGGAGCGCCGCAGGATCGTGCCAGCACTTGACTATGCGATGGTAAAAATTTGCTTTCTTGACACCATAAACGGCGAAGAGGTGGGCGAACACATGTGGATAAACGACGTAGAATTTGACGGCGAAACGATATATGGCACGCTCGTAAATGAGCCAGACACAGTGCAAAACGTGAAAGTTGGCGATCAAGTAAGCGCAAAGATAGAAGAGATGAGCGACTGGCTCTTTGCCATTGGCGGGCGCGCATATGGCGGATTTAGCGTGCAGGCGATGCGCTCACGCATGCAAAAAGATGAGCTAGCCGAGCATGACGCGGCTTGGGGGCTTGATTTTGGCGATTTTAACGATATTTTGGTAGTTTACGAGCAAAAAGAGCATCCAGAAAATTTGATAGAGCATCCGATGAGTAAAAATATGACCGAGCAGTTTGAAAACTACGCAAAAGAGCACCCAAGCATAGCTACAGACGCCGATGAGTTTGGATACACACAGCTTCATCACGAGGCGATCGCTGGAAATTTAAACCTTGTAAATCTCTTGCTAAAATATGGCGCTAATAAAAATGCCCGCACGAAAAGTGGCAAAACGGCGGCTGAATTTGCTGAAAATTTGGGTTGGAAGCACATTGCAAAGGTGCTTGCATAG
- a CDS encoding D-2-hydroxyacid dehydrogenase: MKLVCLDAATLGSDVNLDVFGQFGEFVSFETTAAAERIERLKGADVVITNKVVIDKAVMDASNLKLICISATGMNNVDLAYAAAKGIAVKNVAGYSTASVVQHTFACLFALTNRIKFYDNYTQSGEWAKSEIFTNLDRSIGEIAGKSFGVIGLGEIGRGVARIAAAFGARVSYYSTSGANANAEFKRLNLGELLSGCDIVSIHAPLNEKTRNLIGERELNLMKEGAILMNFGRGGIVDESAVARAIDGRNLRFASDVLETEPMRADHPLLRIKNKENLILTPHVAWASFEARERLVAMIAENIKEFLKG, from the coding sequence ATGAAATTAGTCTGCCTCGATGCCGCGACGCTTGGAAGCGACGTAAATTTGGATGTTTTTGGGCAGTTTGGCGAGTTTGTTAGCTTTGAGACGACCGCCGCGGCCGAGCGCATAGAGCGACTAAAGGGCGCGGATGTCGTCATCACGAACAAGGTCGTCATCGACAAAGCCGTGATGGATGCTTCAAATTTAAAGCTAATCTGCATAAGTGCAACTGGCATGAACAACGTCGATCTCGCGTACGCCGCGGCAAAAGGTATCGCGGTAAAAAACGTCGCGGGCTACTCCACCGCTAGCGTCGTGCAGCATACGTTTGCTTGCCTTTTTGCGCTGACTAATCGCATCAAATTTTACGATAATTACACGCAAAGCGGCGAGTGGGCGAAGAGCGAAATTTTTACGAATCTAGACCGCAGTATCGGCGAGATAGCGGGCAAGAGCTTTGGCGTCATCGGGCTTGGCGAGATTGGCAGGGGCGTGGCGCGCATAGCGGCGGCATTTGGCGCGAGAGTGAGCTATTACTCAACTAGTGGTGCAAACGCAAACGCCGAGTTTAAAAGGCTAAATTTGGGCGAGCTTCTAAGCGGCTGCGACATCGTGAGTATCCACGCTCCACTAAATGAAAAAACGCGAAATTTGATCGGTGAGCGGGAGTTAAATTTAATGAAAGAGGGCGCCATACTGATGAACTTCGGACGCGGCGGCATCGTGGATGAGAGCGCCGTAGCCCGCGCGATAGATGGGCGGAATTTGCGATTTGCCTCGGACGTGCTGGAGACCGAGCCCATGCGCGCGGATCATCCGCTACTTCGTATCAAAAATAAGGAAAATTTGATACTCACTCCGCACGTAGCGTGGGCGAGTTTTGAGGCTAGAGAGCGGCTCGTAGCGATGATCGCGGAAAATATAAAAGAATTTTTGAAAGGATAA
- the rpsU gene encoding 30S ribosomal protein S21 yields MPGIKVHPNESFDEAYRKFKKQTDRNLVVTEVRARRFFEPMTEIRKKQKIAARKKMLKRLYMLRRYESKL; encoded by the coding sequence TTGCCTGGTATCAAGGTACATCCTAACGAGTCTTTTGACGAAGCTTACAGAAAGTTCAAAAAGCAAACCGACAGGAATCTTGTCGTGACTGAAGTTCGCGCAAGACGCTTTTTCGAGCCTATGACCGAGATCCGCAAAAAACAAAAAATCGCGGCTCGCAAGAAAATGCTTAAACGTCTATATATGCTTAGACGCTACGAGTCAAAGCTCTAA